In Neisseria brasiliensis, the following proteins share a genomic window:
- a CDS encoding DUF4124 domain-containing protein codes for MKTTLTYTLLTLCLSFTAATASANSVYTWRNTNGTTTYSDVPHRLQPARSNTMNVRTHTVYQPVKAAAPAPSEGSIAEQQNQLNQRITEANKQIEAQNQKIAEDNQSMKDDNCKAARLNRDYAESARANNREALKQRYDADISKYCN; via the coding sequence ATGAAAACGACTCTAACATACACCCTGCTGACCCTTTGCTTGTCCTTCACTGCTGCCACCGCTTCAGCCAACAGCGTGTACACATGGCGCAACACCAACGGCACCACCACTTATTCCGATGTGCCGCATCGTCTGCAACCGGCGCGCAGCAACACCATGAATGTGCGCACACACACGGTTTACCAGCCGGTTAAAGCAGCGGCTCCGGCTCCAAGCGAAGGCTCGATTGCCGAGCAGCAAAATCAGCTCAATCAACGAATCACCGAAGCCAATAAGCAGATCGAAGCACAAAACCAAAAAATCGCCGAAGACAACCAATCGATGAAAGACGACAACTGCAAAGCTGCCCGTCTCAATCGCGACTATGCCGAATCTGCCCGCGCCAATAATCGTGAAGCATTGAAGCAACGCTACGATGCCGACATCAGCAAATATTGCAACTGA
- a CDS encoding anaerobic C4-dicarboxylate transporter, with protein MFFIQFAIVLLCILIGARLGGIGLGVMGGIGLAVLAFGFGMEPTSPPIDVMLMIMAVVSAAAAMQASGGLDYMIKIATRVLHKNPKYITFIAPMVTWTFTVLAGTGHVAYSVLPVIAEVSRRNGIRPSRPLTMAVIASQFAIVASPIAAAVVATVTYLEPQNITMTDVLKVTMPATLLGIGLACVFVNKLGKDLKDDPHYQALLQDPNYVNAHAVDESERETFNVSPQAKLSVGIFLLAAVLVVIMGALPELRPVFGEEAKPMGMAHTIEIVMLAAAAFIILLCKPNGDDITRGSVFHAGMRAVIAVFGVAWLGDTLMHGHLAEVKEAVSHLVEAAPWTFAFALFVLSVLVNSQGATVATLFPIAISLGIPTEIILGTFVAVNGYFFIPNYGPIIAAIDFDSTGTTKIGKFIFNHSFMIPGLLSMAFSLGFGLLFAKMFL; from the coding sequence ATGTTTTTCATTCAGTTTGCCATTGTGCTGCTGTGTATTTTAATCGGCGCAAGGCTGGGTGGTATCGGCTTGGGTGTGATGGGCGGTATCGGTTTGGCGGTGTTGGCATTTGGTTTCGGCATGGAGCCGACCAGCCCGCCGATTGATGTGATGCTGATGATTATGGCGGTGGTGTCGGCGGCGGCGGCGATGCAGGCCAGTGGTGGTTTGGATTACATGATTAAAATAGCCACGCGCGTGCTGCATAAAAATCCGAAATACATCACCTTTATCGCGCCGATGGTGACGTGGACGTTTACCGTATTGGCAGGCACCGGCCATGTGGCTTATTCGGTGTTGCCGGTGATTGCTGAAGTAAGCCGCCGCAACGGCATCCGACCATCGCGCCCGTTGACCATGGCAGTGATTGCGTCGCAGTTTGCCATTGTGGCCAGCCCGATTGCGGCGGCCGTGGTGGCAACGGTGACTTATTTGGAACCGCAAAACATCACCATGACCGACGTCTTGAAAGTCACCATGCCGGCAACCCTGTTGGGCATTGGCTTGGCTTGCGTGTTCGTCAATAAATTGGGTAAAGATTTAAAAGACGATCCGCATTATCAAGCTTTGTTGCAAGACCCGAATTATGTGAACGCCCATGCGGTAGATGAATCTGAGCGTGAGACGTTCAACGTCAGCCCGCAGGCAAAATTATCGGTAGGGATTTTCTTATTGGCAGCGGTGTTGGTGGTGATAATGGGTGCGTTGCCGGAATTGCGTCCGGTATTTGGCGAAGAAGCCAAGCCGATGGGCATGGCGCACACGATTGAAATTGTGATGCTGGCGGCAGCCGCGTTTATTATTTTGTTGTGCAAACCGAATGGCGACGACATCACACGCGGTTCGGTATTCCATGCCGGTATGCGCGCGGTGATTGCCGTATTCGGTGTGGCGTGGTTGGGTGATACGCTGATGCACGGTCATTTGGCGGAAGTGAAAGAAGCAGTATCACACTTGGTCGAAGCTGCGCCGTGGACATTTGCTTTTGCTTTGTTTGTGTTGTCGGTATTGGTCAACAGCCAAGGCGCGACGGTGGCGACCTTGTTCCCGATTGCGATTTCTTTGGGCATCCCAACCGAAATCATTTTGGGTACTTTCGTGGCGGTGAACGGCTATTTCTTTATCCCAAATTACGGCCCGATTATTGCCGCCATCGATTTCGACAGCACGGGCACAACCAAAATCGGCAAGTTTATTTTCAACCACAGCTTTATGATACCAGGCTTATTGAGCATGGCATTTTCTTTGGGCTTTGGTTTGTTGTTTGCCAAAATGTTTCTTTGA
- the guaB gene encoding IMP dehydrogenase, whose translation MRIVEKAYTFDDVLLVPAHSTVLPRDVKLQTKLTREITLNIPLLSAAMDTVTEAKLAISMAQEGGIGIIHKNMTPELQARAVSKVKRHESGIVKDPVTVAPDVLIGDLLKQRAERKRKMSGLPVVENGKVVGIVTNRDLRFEERLDLPVSAIMTPRDRLVTVAEGTSIEEARELMHQHKVERVLVLNEQDELKGLITVKDILKNTEFPNANKDSEGRLRVGAAVGTGGDTEARVKALVEAGVDVIVVDTAHGHSQGVIERVRWVKENYPQVQVIGGNIATAQAALDLVAAGADAVKVGIGPGSICTTRIVAGVGVPQLTAVHNVSEALKGTGVPLIADGGIRFSGDISKALAAGAYSVMLGGMFAGTEEAPGEIELYQGRSYKSYRGMGSLGAMSQGSADRYFQDKTDSTDKYVPEGIEGRVPYKGPIVNIIHQLMGGLRSSMGYLGCASINEMHEKAEFVEITSAGMSESHVHDVQITKEAPNYHR comes from the coding sequence ATGCGTATCGTAGAAAAAGCCTATACTTTTGACGACGTTTTATTGGTTCCTGCACACTCAACCGTGCTGCCGCGCGACGTTAAACTTCAAACCAAACTCACCCGCGAAATCACGCTCAATATTCCTTTACTTTCCGCTGCGATGGATACTGTAACCGAAGCCAAGCTGGCCATTTCAATGGCGCAGGAAGGCGGTATCGGTATTATCCATAAAAACATGACGCCGGAGCTGCAAGCGCGTGCGGTGTCGAAAGTGAAGCGCCATGAAAGCGGTATCGTGAAAGATCCGGTAACCGTGGCGCCGGATGTATTGATTGGCGATTTGCTGAAACAACGTGCCGAACGCAAACGCAAAATGTCGGGCTTGCCAGTGGTGGAAAACGGCAAAGTGGTTGGCATTGTGACCAACCGTGATTTGCGTTTTGAAGAGCGTTTGGATTTGCCGGTATCGGCCATCATGACCCCGCGCGATCGTTTGGTTACCGTAGCCGAAGGCACCAGCATTGAAGAAGCGCGCGAATTAATGCATCAGCATAAAGTTGAGCGTGTTTTGGTGTTGAACGAGCAAGACGAACTTAAAGGCTTGATTACGGTTAAAGATATTCTGAAAAACACCGAATTCCCAAATGCCAACAAAGATTCCGAAGGCCGTCTGCGTGTCGGCGCAGCGGTAGGCACCGGCGGCGATACCGAAGCGCGTGTCAAAGCTTTGGTCGAAGCCGGTGTCGACGTAATTGTGGTTGACACTGCCCACGGCCACAGCCAAGGCGTGATTGAACGCGTGCGCTGGGTGAAAGAAAACTATCCGCAAGTGCAGGTGATTGGCGGCAATATTGCCACTGCCCAAGCAGCGTTGGATTTGGTGGCTGCCGGTGCGGACGCGGTGAAAGTGGGTATCGGCCCGGGTTCGATTTGTACCACCCGTATCGTGGCCGGTGTTGGTGTACCGCAATTGACTGCCGTGCACAATGTTTCCGAAGCCTTAAAAGGCACGGGCGTACCACTGATTGCTGACGGCGGTATCCGTTTCTCAGGCGATATTTCCAAAGCCTTGGCCGCAGGTGCCTACAGCGTGATGCTGGGCGGTATGTTTGCCGGTACCGAAGAAGCGCCGGGCGAAATCGAACTCTACCAAGGCCGCTCATACAAATCTTACCGCGGCATGGGTTCGCTGGGCGCGATGAGCCAAGGATCTGCCGACCGCTATTTCCAAGACAAAACCGACAGCACCGACAAATACGTGCCGGAAGGCATTGAAGGCCGTGTGCCGTACAAAGGCCCGATTGTGAACATCATCCATCAATTGATGGGCGGTTTGCGCTCGAGCATGGGTTATTTGGGTTGCGCCAGCATTAATGAAATGCACGAGAAAGCCGAATTCGTGGAAATCACTTCCGCCGGTATGAGCGAATCACACGTTCACGATGTGCAAATCACTAAAGAAGCACCGAATTACCATCGTTAA
- a CDS encoding DMT family transporter, protein MHYLVASIVCSVLVSVLLKVARKQKIKIEQAVAVNYIVAITLTMMVLKPDLSNLAGFLPTWWLFAALGVLLPSVFVIMGKAVESVGIVKSDAAQRLSLFLPIVASFAIFGEQLTEGRLIGIALAFVALFCLLWKADGSKKSGSITTQISLLMGVWAGYGVIDILFKQVAKSGTAFAGNLLVAFCLAAILMFAYLFSKGTKWTKEGIIGGVLLGGLNFLNIVTYISAHQAMSDNPTLVFAGMNMGVIVLGTLVGAWIFKEKISSINAAGISVALVAIACLFYWEQIRGFVGM, encoded by the coding sequence ATGCATTATCTTGTTGCCAGTATTGTGTGCAGCGTGTTGGTGTCGGTGTTGCTGAAGGTAGCGCGCAAACAGAAAATCAAAATCGAGCAAGCAGTGGCTGTGAATTATATTGTGGCGATTACGCTGACGATGATGGTGTTGAAGCCGGATTTGAGCAATCTGGCAGGCTTTTTGCCGACGTGGTGGCTGTTTGCCGCATTGGGCGTGTTGCTGCCGAGCGTATTTGTGATTATGGGTAAGGCGGTGGAAAGTGTCGGCATCGTCAAATCGGATGCGGCGCAGCGGCTGTCGCTGTTCTTGCCGATTGTCGCGTCATTTGCCATTTTTGGCGAACAATTGACCGAAGGCCGTCTGATTGGTATTGCGTTGGCGTTTGTGGCGCTGTTTTGTTTGTTGTGGAAAGCGGATGGCAGCAAAAAATCGGGTAGCATCACCACGCAAATCAGTTTGCTGATGGGTGTTTGGGCGGGCTACGGTGTGATCGATATTTTGTTCAAACAAGTGGCCAAAAGCGGCACAGCGTTTGCCGGTAATTTATTGGTGGCGTTTTGCCTGGCGGCCATTTTGATGTTTGCTTATCTGTTTTCCAAAGGCACCAAATGGACCAAAGAAGGCATCATCGGTGGCGTCTTGCTCGGCGGCTTGAACTTTTTAAACATCGTCACCTACATCAGCGCGCACCAAGCCATGAGCGATAACCCGACGCTGGTTTTCGCGGGCATGAACATGGGCGTGATTGTGTTGGGCACTTTAGTCGGTGCGTGGATATTCAAAGAAAAAATCAGCAGCATCAACGCCGCCGGCATCAGCGTAGCTTTGGTGGCGATTGCGTGTTTGTTTTATTGGGAACAGATTCGCGGGTTTGTCGGTATGTAA